The Leptodactylus fuscus isolate aLepFus1 chromosome 1, aLepFus1.hap2, whole genome shotgun sequence nucleotide sequence AGATAGCATCAGATTCCATAAAAAATGCCAGAAGAAaaatagcatagcctgcagcactATTATATCTGGTACCATGACAGAAGTCATTAAAGTGAATGTTATTAGGGTCCCTCATGGAAAGGATCCAACAATGGCGTCAATTATTGTGTTCTGCTTCTATGACAAAGCAGAACTGAGctgaccaacacagatgtgaacacagactCTGTAGTAATCTTGTATCAAACTTTCTATAACCACTCGTGGAAGCCAATCATCCATGGATGGCCACGTCTATAGTGGTTGTTTTTGTTGTTATGTTTTCTATGAAAAAGctcaataaatgaataataaaatgcATGAACAAATCCAGAGCCAGGGCATTTGTATGTGTAAACAACAGCTCCTGATCATTTTGTGTGTTTCTGGAAATGTTAATAGAAAAATACTAATGTTCAGATAATTCATATTTGGTAATATTATTTGGTAATATTATTTTAGCAAGTATATATCTGACTGCACCAGTATAagcatagggtgctcaccaatagGAAAAGGATCTGTCCTGTTCAATATAACTCTTAAAAAGAAGGCGGCACACCAAGAAGTATATGgcaaaaaaaagtgaaggaggtttatcgGCTAATGCTGCCACATTTCGGGTCAGAGAGCCTGTTTCAAGCCTACTCTTTAAACCGAAACGTGGcagcatgaggcaataaacctccttcacttttttttttaccacatactTCTTGGTGTGCcgtctgcttttatttttttgcatattaCTTGCAAATGTGAATTATTTAAACATATATATGCTTCtctctatacacatatatatacacgcagCTCATTCCATTACAGGTCACTTAATTCTAGATTATGGTTATTTTCACTCTCATCTATTAGTTTGGATGTTCTAAGGGGTAGAACGTTCTCATTGTCACTGCATTTAAATGCGGTGGCCAATTTTTAAACGTTGGCTGTGtcatattgccctctactggGAAAAATGCAAAACACTTACTCTCAAGATCAGATATGATGAGGTTGTCATGTAGTTTTACAGCTCTGTGCTGCTCTACTTCATCCTCCAGCTCAAATATGGTCTCCTTCATGTCACTGCGTTCCGTCTCCTTCTCTTCTAGCTCACTTCTCACCTTATCCAGGGCCAGAGTCAGCTCTGACACCTGTTTTTGTGCCTCTTCACGGAATGCTCTGTACTCATCTTCCAGCTAAGGAGATTGTGAAGTATGGAAAacaacattaaaaagcagtttacAATTCATTATTGAAAAACAGGTATCTTTTCACATCAATTCACCTTGTCAAAGGCATCTTGCATTCGTCTGAGGTCACTTTGTAAATGCACCATTTCCTCCTGTAGGTTCCCAGCCAGAGCTTCTGCTTTTTCTTTATCAGAACGCACACTTTCCAGTAGATTTTGGATGTGAGATGCATCTCCTGAGCTGTGTATAGAGTACAACTCTGCAACTCTTTGCTTCTCCTGTTCCAACTGTGTTTTTAGACGTGAACATTCTGACTGTTCAGCATTTAAGGAAGCTTTGTATTCCTCCAGAGTTGCAGCAAGTGCCTGTTTGGCATGTTGCTCAGCCTCCACGATGCGCTCCATGTGGTGGTTCCGCTCCTTAAGGGCTCTAATGACCTCCTGTGCATCTTTATTGTCCTGTTCTGCCATTTTTAGGGTATTGCTCAAATGTTGCTGAACACCCAGCAACTGTTCTCGCTCAAAACGGCCGCTATCGGCCAATTCCATATACCTTTGCTCTAGTTCTAAATATCGGCTACTTTTGAGATCCTCATCTAGAGAGTATGACACATGGTGCTCATCAAGAAGTGCCCTTGCGTACTCCAACTGACGGCTGAACAACTCTAGCTTGTCACTCTGCTGGCAAAGGGAGTCCATTAAAATGACCTTTTCTTCTCCTAGCCTCTCATTTTCACTATTTAGCTCTTGAGTTATCTGCTGTAGGTCGGCCAGTTCTTGTAGCGTGGCTTGCAGCTCCTCAGATGTACTATGCTGATTCTCTTCCATTTGGTGGATACGTTCAGTAAGACAAGCTACAGAAACCTCACTTACGTTTCCACTACTGCCTTTTCGGGATCGTTCAGTACTAGGAAGACCTTCGGAttcagaggatgaagatggagcaTCAAGAGCATCATCACTGGAGGTGAGAGGCTGGTAAACCTCACTGCACTCACTGTCTAAATTATCCATGGAACTACTCCTTCTCTCTCCTGTCAGTGTACTCTCATCCTGGCTCAGAAGGTCTTCCATTGAGCCAGGTGTTGAGCCCTCCACAGAGGAAGCTAAAGTAACTCCACCACAGTCACTGTGGCTGCCAGCAGCCATATCCATGGTTTGGTAGCCATATAGTTTATCTGTAACATCTAGTTGCTGACCCAATGAAAAACCTAGTGCATTCAAACGATCTTTTAGCATGCGGTTTTCATTCTTCAGCTGCTGCAGCTCTTCACGTACCACAGCATTCTGCTCCTGTAACTGCTCTAATGGGGCTTCTTCAGGACTCTTCTCAGAAAGATCTTCTCCTAATTGTGTCCTAATGTCCCTTAATTCTGTGCGGAGGAGCAAAATCTCAGCATCTTTACTCTTGGCTAGGCTTACCAAGTCTTTTACTTTAGCTTCAAGAGCAGCACGATCACTAATCTGGTTGTCAGATTTAGATTTGCTCATACGAAGAACATCAGACTCTGCCCGAGCTCGAGAGCGTTTAGTTGGAGCAGATGCCTCTCCTATACTAACACCTGAACTTTGAGTTTTTTTGCTGGCATTCAGGCGAGAACGTTCACGCACTCTCTCTCGAGATGATCCTGCTTCTTTGGTCCCAGATGAGCTACTTCGCTTGGTGCTGGCGCTGCCTGTACATATTTGAAGAAGAGTAAGAGTAAAAAACACATGGTAATACCAAGATGACGTAAACAGATACAAATTGCACAACCGCAAAAAACAAGAACATGCATATTCAATAAACATTATGCCAAAATTACACAATGCCAAACGCTTCTCACTACAGGTTAGAAAAAATGTTACAAAACTATTCTAGTCTAGAGGGTTTCAACTGTAGTAACTGAAATATTGATACCTGTGTTGCTTCTTGCTTTGCTGTCTAATCCGCTCATTGCTGCTCCAGAAGTGGGATTTGATACACTGCTTTTCTTTGCTTTCACACCATTACTTGCTGGCGGCACGCCAGCCATGCCAGCTAGGAGGTCATCATTACTTTTAGCCTGAAGAGGAGGTGACAAATTAGAATCAATCGTATTACTACTGACTGATCACATAAGACCTGCATTATTGATTGTATTCTTAAGATTGTCTATCTAGTGACTGAAGTTCAGTTCAGagtaaaataaacatttttttatctttacagagaaaaaaaaaaaagggatataTAGGGTCCAGGATCTATGCCATTCTGGGGGAAGAAGGTGTTTCACATTGAAACGCGCATTGGGGCGGTGTCAGCGGGCAGTGAACAGAGGCCTACATTTCTTCATCCAGACTTTCACTTTGTTTTCATCCGTATGCTACTATATAGGGATACGTCATGCCCCGCACCACTTGGGTTATACTGTTAGCTGGGAACATAGCATTGTGGCTTTGACATTTGGGCATATATTGTTTTGGATGTTAATACTAATGTATATTGTCTACAAACATATGAGAATGTGTCACTATAGGCCTATAGTCTGTTAGCGCCCACTTGGCACCTTTCTTATATTGTGTTGTCCTTTGTCATTTTAATATTGGAGTTAATAAATGATTCTTATATTTTCTCAATTCTCTGTTGTGATTTTGATTACCACCTGAATAGTTTTCTGTTCTGTGTATAtgtgcaatacaactgtattacagtctatgggagattaatTATATAGCTAGGGCCAGCAATAGACCAGCCTCAATCGCTATACTCCTATGACAGGCTCTCACAACGTGGGAGCTGTCCTGTAATAGAAAAGGTACAGGGCTCATGGGCGCATCTACAGGGGgcataaaataaaacaatgcCCGAGAGAAGAGTGACCTCTGATCAGGGGTATTAGGTTCGGGTCTATGCTAAAGcagagtggccgccatatttaaagaccAGGCTTCCATCAAACTATCAGGAAAGCATTAAAGTGGATGTCCAGAACCCAGCAATGTtggatactggtgacctatccacaggatagtggTACCACCACTGCAGGGTATGTGAGCTCTGTACACTACATAGAGTACAGCTTTTTGTCCGTACACCGTAGTGGTAGTGTCGGGGAATACAGCCCTGTTCCCAATAATCTGCATAGGGGATATGCTGCTTCCagatatataccctgtatacagcttccgGCCGCCAAAAAAGGCGATCAgcatgaataggtcatcagtatccaactttGCTGGGTCCTGGAAATCCCTTTTAAGGTCTTAGAACCTATGTATCTAACGCTACAGTTGTATACACCATTCCATATTTTTAAGAGTGCTGAAGAAAGACACTCCATTCTAAAGCAAGACGGAGCAGAGAGAACTGGTTAGCAATATCTTACATCATCTAGCACAGGGTCAGCAACCCTTGACATTTGAGCTGTTGTGAAACGCCAGCTCCCAGCATGTTCCATTCATGACTATGGGATTTCTAAGAACAGTCAGTACTGGAAGATGTAGTTTCACAACTGAATtcttgagacccctgatctagggGAAGTAGCCAAGAGGAAAGAGCAGAATTTACGGGGTTAATAAAATCTGAACAGACATTTCCTGTCCGTTCCTATTCCCATGCTGACTGACATTTCATTACACATAAACTTACAATATAAAGCAATAACATCATACACCAAGTTTTCAGATGAGAACATACATGTGCTTTCTATTAGGCTTAAAACCTAAAGAGGATTTTCAATTTTCACAGTAATCTGGAACCATGTCCTAATGCTTATTACTCTAAAAGGGAGTGTACCAAGTTTTAAGCTTATCAGGTATccataaagctaggttcacatcaagGCAACCTCTCCGTTGTTGGAGTCTGTCATTGGCTTTGAACGATGTAGAGCCGGACCACAAGGTTACACAAGGAGCCCAGCAGAGCCCATTGACTATAAAAGACATGACAGCCATTTTGAAACTAAGTATCAGAGAGAAGAAGTCCTACGTGGATGACTTTTTTCCCCCAACAATTTTCAGCGGTCTCTGCAACATAGTCCCCAATGGAGACACCGACATTgaggtgaacccagcctaagatagTTCTTAAGTGTTTGATCATATCCAACTGCTGcagaaagtgctgtggaatatgttggtgctatatgaatAAAACTACTATTTCTTCTTCTAATTATCCCAATGACTCATTTCTTACACAGGATGGCAGCCACCTTCATTTATTATAGTGATACCAATTCCTACAGGTAAAATGAGCTGCTTTTGCCAACTAAATATTTATTAACATATTGGTACAAGTAGGCTGACAAGCTTTATTAcagcatttcattttattttcaatttccaaagaatccctttaaccccttccgccgacagcattttttgattttcgtttttaaatctcccccttccaaaccccataacttttttatttctccgcactCAGAGTCAtaagaggtcttaatgtttgcgggacaaatttttcttcatgatgccgccattatttattctgtataatgtactgggaagcaggaaacaacattcagaatgggggggggatttgaagaaaaagtgcatttgtgcggattcgtttttacggcgttcactgtgcagccaaaataacatgttacctgtattctgtgtttcagtacaattctggggatatcaaatttatatggttttatttacattttaaccccttaacaaaaatccaaaactgtgccaaattgtttttttctaaaagttgccatattctgacacgtcCGTGTacgtgcatagggcgtctttttttttgttgttgtggggcggggtgtactttttagttgtaccattttgggaaatgtcttttgctttgataattttttattcaaatttttatcagagtcaaaacagtgaaaaaatggcagtttggcacttttgacttttttttcccgctacagcgtttaccgtacaggaaaaatatttttataggtttgtacaGCAGGCAATTTCGGACatagagatacctaacatgtaggtgtttcacagtatttaactacttttatatgtgttctagggaaaggggggtgatttgaatttttgatactttttaattaaaaaaaatttttacatttttttttaaacttttttttggcatttattagaccccctaggggtctggtcactaatgcaatgcattataatggtaatgcattacaatacattgcaaaaaatcatcatttcttttgcaggctgctctatgcagcctgcaaaagaaaatcactgcagacagtcctgggagcctttacaaagcTCCCAGCTATCATGCCAACTTGATGTCGGACTCTCGGGcgaccgccatagttaaacacccggcaccctccgtactagtacggcggatgttgggaaggggttaaaggaagtcgaccaccaccaaaattgcttctaaaccacttatatgctgttgtaggcaTGGTTAGTCACATAGCCAAACATTGTTTTGTACCAAAGTGCAGTCCTGCGGCCAAGAATCAACTTTAAAACCAAATGCAAAAACAATATTTGTAGGGCATGGACCCAACCATAGGCAAAAAAAGGGTGCTCTGGTTGGCACAACAAAACCCCACAGCTCATTTGCTCATATATAAATTGATTTTCAGTGCAATCTAAAAGGAATACCATTAAAATGTCCATATAGTGTTTCAACTGCAGTTATAGCTGAAATCAGTGCTGGGATATGAGATGGGTGCATTCATGTATTAGTAAGTGAAAAATTTATCATTTGTCAATACTAACAGCAGAGTATCAGATAACCTGTACAGCCATTAAGGCTGCGTTTATATTGTGGCTTTTTGCTAGAGAATTGTAAGCAGTTTTTAATTGCACATATGAGTAGAACATTTTTACAGCACTAGTAAAGAATAGATTTACACTTTAATGGCAGTTTAATGGCAGTTCATATACGGGTGAGATACATGTACTGATGCTGGACAACTAATCACAAAATAGCCAAAACCGAAAGAGCTCCAATAATCAATGTGAGCTCATCAATAtgtttatttcaattattttatatCCATGACATCCTGTCACACAATGCCACTGGCTAAAGGTCATGTCGCTAACTATACACTCTATCCTATCACGATTGCTAACATGTGAATAACCAAAATGAAAATTCATTAGCATGGCATGATTTGGCTTATAAATTGGGGGCACAACATGTGAAAAGGGGAGTGTCCTCATTAATTGTAAGCAAGGTAAAATGATTTTGATGTAGTTGACAATCTATGTGGCACTTTTTGTAGACACCAGTCCTAACCTTTGATAAAGATGATCCCGGACGGGTGACCTTGGATGATGTAGGTGCGCTGCTGTCTGACTTTGCCCTCTCACTGCCCTGTGGTTTGTTGGCGGCAGGTACTTTGGGGGCAGAGCCTGTGCTCCTGCTTGCTTTCCTCATCCTGGGAGGCCTGTTTGTGATGCATTTACAGCTGAATCTGTGAATTAAGAGAAAGGTCAACAATGTTACGGTAAATTTCTTAGGACAAGGCTGATAATATACTGCAGCACAATAAACATTCTACAATATTTTACAACCTTTAATACAACCACTTTGGGAAAGGAAGAGGAGCTACTAGCTAAACTACAGCTATGTGACTTCACCTTACTCATGCATGTGGTACGGAGTGTACAGTGACATCTCCATCTGTGCACGGTGCAGTTGTAGTCTGTGTGCTGCTCAGTGCTCCACAGGGCGGCGCTCTAAACATCCAAATAAGCCCTTTTCTTTTTACTACTGTGGTACAGAGACAGGAAAACCTCCCTATGCATCAATATTCAATCAGAGGGACAGCAAGGCTGCTATATGAGCTGTTTTATGATTCTGTATAACGTGGAGGTTATTGCAAGTAGTATCCACCATAAATGATAACTTTCTAGGAAAATGCAAGCTTAATAAAGCCACTTATAGCTTGTCTTGATTATCtaatatgcgccctaacctgatTCTGTATCCCTTATAAGCAACATGAAACAGAGGTAGACAGATTTATGTGCAAACACgcaaacatatatacacacaatgaGTATATAATAGAGACAATCAGGTTTGTTACCTGCTGTTACGTTGGACACTCCTAGGAGAACACATGGAGAAAAGAATCTGGACTGTGTCTGATATCACTATGCTGGAGTGATCTCAGATATATATAGCTTTTGGTGCCCGCCCTTGCACCTTTTAAAAATCGCTGTAACCCaatgagctcggctgcatcagaCATCAGTAAACACTCCGGCTTCTAGTTCACCCCTTGGCAAAGAGCAGCTTTGCATCAGGAGGGTCAAAAAGGTAAATGGATTTAGATTTAAACCCAGTAACTGATGTGGAGGCTGCGGCTCGTGTACAGGGGACAAATCTTCCTTATTTGGCATCTCGCACAGCACTGCAGGGATTCTGACAGACATGAAACGTTCCTAATATTTGGAATTCCATGGAAATGACAGACAAGAGAAAGCTCATACTTGCCCTCCCCCATTTAATGCATCTGTCCAGTACTAAACATAGCATGTACATCTGGATTACTGGGATGAGGACTGATGTACAGCACTTATAATAATGTTGCCTACCTCAGTTTTATAGAACTTTCATCTAATACAGCTCATCTTTGAAGACTTCTAGTATCACTGTACAAAGGCAAAAACCTCTTACTATGCATCACAGTGAGGTAATGAGAAGGCCATCATCCTAAGCCAGGTTTCCTGAAGCGTCATGGTGCAATCCCCTGTGCTCAGCACAGGTAGATAGGGTTAGTAAGTCTCTGAGTGTCTTCCAAGGAGCCAATCACAGCCTGAAGGGCATGGTACCCAGCTGAGCACTGTGCCCCCCTTATTATAGAAATCAGCACCCAGATACCTATAATCCCACTGTTTTATGGCCTTCACAATGCAGTATAAGTGATGGTCACTTTTATATAGTCACTAAGATTATTGTGACagctattttgtattttttttttcataatattgTACCACTCTTGAACATTTTTTTAATCATATTTTGTGTCATTACATTCCAagtgccataactttttttttctttaatagcgTTCCAAGACATTGATTGCTTTTTGGTTTCCTTTATTTTCAACATTTTCTTACTTCCACTAGGGGACTGGACCATGAAATCCTTTGCTCACTTACTGTAAAACTGAAAATAAATGCGTTACGCCTGTAAAATTAAGAGACTGCACCAAAACTTATATGCATTTATTTTCCAATGCAGCATTAATGGCCAACCCCTCAGCAATGTTTGGGGAATGGACATTTGCTCCTGATCATTACTCACTGGTCTGCCGCAGATCAGTATGTATGTATCAGTACAGTATGGCGAAGAATGAATTGCTCACCCCGATACTGTTTGCATCACTTATGTATCATACAACACAAATGCAAACATCCAACAGACAGGTCTGTAAGCTCGAGCCCCATTGTGGCATAAACGCTACCGCAAAAAATGCAGTCactgtgaatcccatccacacgttgtgtggttttggaaatcacagcatgtcaacttatacctatggaaatgatgccggtttccctataggtataatggaaaagtgctgtaggaaaaacctGTGATGCATTtgtgccgtggtttttcccacaaggTTTTTTTCCTGAGTCCTGCTAATCTGTGGGGGTCTAGTCAGACCACAAGTGTAAATATTTCCAGGATCACAAGCTACATTGTGCTGAAATATATGCTGAGAAATTTAGGCTTCTTTCCAATGATCAGATAAAAACGTAGCTCACACTCACATTCTTCTATCACAGGACCCATGAACTCAAGTGGGCCCAGCGCTGGTTGTTACTTATTGAGATGTACGGTATCTACTGATATAACATATTTTGGGTAAATCCACCTCCAATTTCTCTTTTTCAGTGCTGCAGACAACGGGCAGATAAAGTAAAACTGTAAGGGTCCAGTCAGGTGACCTCAGCCATGCACCGATTGTTGTTTTAACGGCTCCATAGACTTTTACTGTATCGCTTCATGTGACCATGTGGTCTTTTGGGTCTAGTTCCTGGATGCCCTAATAGATTCATGTCTATGAGGGATCCATAAAATCGGATTATCCTCAGTTGTGCTTTTTTCACGCCTGAGTTCAGGGCCTTATTGTGTAAATGTAGCCATAAGACCGTGTGAACACCAGCACCAGTGCAATGGGGTCATCCCTTACATACAGCCATATAGCTTTCTAAAATCATTCCTCTTAATGCATAGTCACAAAGGTAAAGGGTATAGCACTGGAGGAGCTCGCATCTGAGTGAAACTAGTAAGGTGGCTTTTTCCAGAAAGAAGAATCAACATTTTGTTGATTTTTATTCATGCCTGAAAGAAACCTCCAGCACACAATGTATGTTTATCCAGCTGGTAGGAAGGTATGGCTCAGAGGGAGCAGCCTATTTGCTACGTCATCACTTACAACACCGCTCTCTTGTAGCCACATTACGTACTACAGTGGTCCGGATATCAAAAACACCTCCAACTGGTAACATTCAAGTTATACAAACATTTCTAAAAGcagtaacagaggaatggcatatcacaagagttctaagaaaagatgttccaCAATTGTTACATTATGGGACTGAAAGGATTTACTGAAAaaagacatgtcaggaggggtGAGAAATTCTCTTCTACATGAACCTGTGACCAGGAAAATGCAGtgcagtctgcaggcagcatgctaTACAGCAGATTCTTGTAGTTGTTCGTAGGGTCACACCGGCGTGCGGCTTTACGTTCCTCGGGTCCGCTTGGGACCCTGAGAAACGGAaaactaatccacttaaaaaacacACCTGTGGACCCCAGAGATGAGAATGTCTGATTTCCGCCTGAaatgtgcttgcaggacttttcactccGCGTTTTTAAAGCATAATGGGGTACtcaccaagcacagatgtgaacataccctaaagaacTGATCACAATAACACCTTTAGAGGACCTTTAGATGTCTGTAAAAACATTagttcccaaaatggtagaaataaaaactacatttaccaaaaaaaagacaccttacacagctctgGTGTCAGAATACGGCAATTTTCAAAGGCATCCGTACCAAGTGATTTAGGCCAAAGAATATGCTGGAGATTTGAGAGCTGTGAGAATTGTTTCATTATACTCTCTTGCAaccatatttttatattttcgcATATGGTTAGCGCCATACTGTGCAGTGAAAATTCACTTTGTTATATTAGATTCAAACCTCAAAGGCCCGCTTCACAGCtgtattcggtattctgtttggggagtccgcttggggacccttgaatggaaacctatgtgcattaaaaagcggttagctaaaaaataaaacacacggaccccaaagactacactggggtccgtgtggtttacgctcggtgtctgcatgaatcatgcgaagagaaaagtgctgcaagcagcatgttttgtgcggaaaccatgtggaccccattatagtctatggggtccatgtggtttcttagctagccGCTTTTTAAggcataggtttctgttcagaagACTCCAAGCAGACTCTCAAATGGAatatcaaacgcagatgtaaaccgggcctaatGAACTTTATTTGGCATTGCGCACCAATTATAATGTAAATGAACAAAATTATAAAGCTAATTCTAACTACATAGAAAAGTCTATGGTACTCACAGAAACAGCCTAGCATGTTACTCAGCCAGTCCCTTTCAGTCTCAGTCGCTGAATGGTGCAACACCATGTTTCAGCTCTTCCTCCTTGGTTGTGCAGTAAGAAGAAATAGGAGGGTTTCGGTAAGGTTCCCATTCTATTGGCTGCTACAGCCCCAATCCTCCTATTTCATGGATAGGTGATGAATTTCATTTGCAGGAAGCCCCTTTTTCTAATGGTGCAATACTGCTAC carries:
- the SPECC1L gene encoding cytospin-A isoform X2 produces the protein MCSPRSVQRNSRFSCKCITNRPPRMRKASRSTGSAPKVPAANKPQGSERAKSDSSAPTSSKVTRPGSSLSKAKSNDDLLAGMAGVPPASNGVKAKKSSVSNPTSGAAMSGLDSKARSNTGSASTKRSSSSGTKEAGSSRERVRERSRLNASKKTQSSGVSIGEASAPTKRSRARAESDVLRMSKSKSDNQISDRAALEAKVKDLVSLAKSKDAEILLLRTELRDIRTQLGEDLSEKSPEEAPLEQLQEQNAVVREELQQLKNENRMLKDRLNALGFSLGQQLDVTDKLYGYQTMDMAAGSHSDCGGVTLASSVEGSTPGSMEDLLSQDESTLTGERRSSSMDNLDSECSEVYQPLTSSDDALDAPSSSSESEGLPSTERSRKGSSGNVSEVSVACLTERIHQMEENQHSTSEELQATLQELADLQQITQELNSENERLGEEKVILMDSLCQQSDKLELFSRQLEYARALLDEHHVSYSLDEDLKSSRYLELEQRYMELADSGRFEREQLLGVQQHLSNTLKMAEQDNKDAQEVIRALKERNHHMERIVEAEQHAKQALAATLEEYKASLNAEQSECSRLKTQLEQEKQRVAELYSIHSSGDASHIQNLLESVRSDKEKAEALAGNLQEEMVHLQSDLRRMQDAFDKLEDEYRAFREEAQKQVSELTLALDKVRSELEEKETERSDMKETIFELEDEVEQHRAVKLHDNLIISDLENTVKKLQDQKHDMEREIKILNRKLREESAEWRQFQADLQTAVVIANDIKSEAQEEIGELKRRLHEAQEKNEKLTKELENATSRKQEEERGRVYNYMNAVERDLAALRQGMGLSRRSSTSSEPTPTVKTLIKSFDNASSPAPSPAVAAAAAAAASIPRTPLSPSPMKTPPAAAVSPMQRHSISGPISSTKSLPGLSEKRPSYAEIPMQDHLLRTASSARNASSLPRVPAMDSSKSIAVSRRSSEELKRDITVPDGGSPSPLMSMTSSSPQLSLTSSSPTASVTPTARSRIREERKDPLSALAREYGGSKRNALLKWCQKKTEGYPNIDITNFSSSWNDGLAFCALLHTYLPAHIPYQELSNQDKRRNFTLAFQAAESVGIKSTLDINEMVRTERPDWQCLMTYVTSIYKYFET
- the SPECC1L gene encoding cytospin-A isoform X3 — its product is MRKASRSTGSAPKVPAANKPQGSERAKSDSSAPTSSKVTRPGSSLSKAKSNDDLLAGMAGVPPASNGVKAKKSSVSNPTSGAAMSGLDSKARSNTGSASTKRSSSSGTKEAGSSRERVRERSRLNASKKTQSSGVSIGEASAPTKRSRARAESDVLRMSKSKSDNQISDRAALEAKVKDLVSLAKSKDAEILLLRTELRDIRTQLGEDLSEKSPEEAPLEQLQEQNAVVREELQQLKNENRMLKDRLNALGFSLGQQLDVTDKLYGYQTMDMAAGSHSDCGGVTLASSVEGSTPGSMEDLLSQDESTLTGERRSSSMDNLDSECSEVYQPLTSSDDALDAPSSSSESEGLPSTERSRKGSSGNVSEVSVACLTERIHQMEENQHSTSEELQATLQELADLQQITQELNSENERLGEEKVILMDSLCQQSDKLELFSRQLEYARALLDEHHVSYSLDEDLKSSRYLELEQRYMELADSGRFEREQLLGVQQHLSNTLKMAEQDNKDAQEVIRALKERNHHMERIVEAEQHAKQALAATLEEYKASLNAEQSECSRLKTQLEQEKQRVAELYSIHSSGDASHIQNLLESVRSDKEKAEALAGNLQEEMVHLQSDLRRMQDAFDKLEDEYRAFREEAQKQVSELTLALDKVRSELEEKETERSDMKETIFELEDEVEQHRAVKLHDNLIISDLENTVKKLQDQKHDMEREIKILNRKLREESAEWRQFQADLQTAVVIANDIKSEAQEEIGELKRRLHEAQEKNEKLTKELENATSRKQEEERGRVYNYMNAVERDLAALRQGMGLSRRSSTSSEPTPTVKTLIKSFDNASSPAPSPAVAAAAAAAASIPRTPLSPSPMKTPPAAAVSPMQRHSISGPISSTKSLPGLSEKRPSYAEIPMQDHLLRTASSARNASSLPRVPAMDSSKSIAVSRRSSEELKRDITVPDGGSPSPLMSMTSSSPQLSLTSSSPTASVTPTARSRISLYYRPELLLETVDRHTLKREERKDPLSALAREYGGSKRNALLKWCQKKTEGYPNIDITNFSSSWNDGLAFCALLHTYLPAHIPYQELSNQDKRRNFTLAFQAAESVGIKSTLDINEMVRTERPDWQCLMTYVTSIYKYFET
- the SPECC1L gene encoding cytospin-A isoform X1, with product MCSPRSVQRNSRFSCKCITNRPPRMRKASRSTGSAPKVPAANKPQGSERAKSDSSAPTSSKVTRPGSSLSKAKSNDDLLAGMAGVPPASNGVKAKKSSVSNPTSGAAMSGLDSKARSNTGSASTKRSSSSGTKEAGSSRERVRERSRLNASKKTQSSGVSIGEASAPTKRSRARAESDVLRMSKSKSDNQISDRAALEAKVKDLVSLAKSKDAEILLLRTELRDIRTQLGEDLSEKSPEEAPLEQLQEQNAVVREELQQLKNENRMLKDRLNALGFSLGQQLDVTDKLYGYQTMDMAAGSHSDCGGVTLASSVEGSTPGSMEDLLSQDESTLTGERRSSSMDNLDSECSEVYQPLTSSDDALDAPSSSSESEGLPSTERSRKGSSGNVSEVSVACLTERIHQMEENQHSTSEELQATLQELADLQQITQELNSENERLGEEKVILMDSLCQQSDKLELFSRQLEYARALLDEHHVSYSLDEDLKSSRYLELEQRYMELADSGRFEREQLLGVQQHLSNTLKMAEQDNKDAQEVIRALKERNHHMERIVEAEQHAKQALAATLEEYKASLNAEQSECSRLKTQLEQEKQRVAELYSIHSSGDASHIQNLLESVRSDKEKAEALAGNLQEEMVHLQSDLRRMQDAFDKLEDEYRAFREEAQKQVSELTLALDKVRSELEEKETERSDMKETIFELEDEVEQHRAVKLHDNLIISDLENTVKKLQDQKHDMEREIKILNRKLREESAEWRQFQADLQTAVVIANDIKSEAQEEIGELKRRLHEAQEKNEKLTKELENATSRKQEEERGRVYNYMNAVERDLAALRQGMGLSRRSSTSSEPTPTVKTLIKSFDNASSPAPSPAVAAAAAAAASIPRTPLSPSPMKTPPAAAVSPMQRHSISGPISSTKSLPGLSEKRPSYAEIPMQDHLLRTASSARNASSLPRVPAMDSSKSIAVSRRSSEELKRDITVPDGGSPSPLMSMTSSSPQLSLTSSSPTASVTPTARSRISLYYRPELLLETVDRHTLKREERKDPLSALAREYGGSKRNALLKWCQKKTEGYPNIDITNFSSSWNDGLAFCALLHTYLPAHIPYQELSNQDKRRNFTLAFQAAESVGIKSTLDINEMVRTERPDWQCLMTYVTSIYKYFET